Genomic segment of Primulina huaijiensis isolate GDHJ02 unplaced genomic scaffold, ASM1229523v2 scaffold207930, whole genome shotgun sequence:
aatttcaaaaataataaaaattttttataaaaaaaaataatttccctgcatttttaaaattttaaaatataatttatttatgtttcatTATCCGTTGGATTCTCCATTTTTCAGGGAACCCCAAATTTAAAACCCTTGGACCCCGATCGCGTAAATCCGATTCAATAGTGATTAGAAATCACAAGATATTGAATTGACGGTGATTTCACCGATATCCCAGTTCCATACGAATTCAAATGGCTGACAGGAAATCCAAGAAACGTGCATTTGTTGAGATATCTTCATCTTCTGAGGAATCGGAGTCTGTGATTGAGGAGTTCTCATCGGATTCTTGGTATTTTAACTTATAACGACTTAGTTTCCTCAGCAAAATTTAACCAATTTTCGTTGAATTATTTGGATGTGCCGTCTCTATGCATTAGGTTGGGTTTGTTATTTTCTTCTTACGCTTGGATTTTCGTTTCTTGATTCAGTACTGATGATAATTACGACGACGACGATGATGCGAGCAACTGGAGTTATTCTGAAAATGAGGACGAGGATGAAGATCATGccgatgaagatgatgaagtatCGACGTGCAACAAAATTATTAAGTTTCTTCAAGGTGCAAGCTTGTGGGCATTATTGATCAACTAAGATTTCGGTGAAATTGTTCATTTTTTTCGTAATGATCTTATTTATCATGGTTATAATTAGATGAATTTGGATTGTTTGTAATGCTCGTAAATTAGTGCAGCATACGTTTACGCATGTGGATGTAGTTAGATTATTTCCCTATGTTTTGCAGGAAGAGCTGATCTTCAAGAACTAAAGCTTGTTGAATGTAAAGTGTACCTTCGAAGGCATGGTTTGAGGCTATCGGGAACAAAGGAAGAGTGCATAGAGAGAATCAAGGAGCACTGGAGGTCAGTTATTGTATTTCCTTATTCTGATCTATATATGTTTGCATGCAGTTTCTTTTCTTATTTGCATTGGATAGAATCATAGAACCGTGTGAACCTGAATCAGGCTGGTTTGCCCCAGATAGATATGCTAGGATTCATTGATGGCATCCATCAAGGCTCTTAGTTATTCGTCAAAGAGAAACTTTGGAGCAAAGGAAATGCAGGGATATAGCATCCTTGAGATAAGTGGCTGAAGGCTTTGGCCACAACATAAATTAATGGATTATCACCGTTCCTTTTTCAACCTCAAACCAGTACCTAATGAATCCCATGAATGCCATACTTAAAAACTTGATACCCGGACTTGTCCTCCTGATGAATCCTATTAAGAACACCAAAGGCATGCCAAGAGTGTGAACCATGATTGGAATTTTTAGTAGCTATGCAAGTTTTAAAGTTAATTCCTGCGTTTCACATTTTTAAGTGAGCCCCTAGTTAGTTCATCTCTTCATTTCTTGTTGCATCTGTTATCATATCTTTTCTTAATCTGAAGATCGCTTTTTTCTAGTAACAGTTTTTGAAGTCTAACTGCACTCATATCACTCGATTTGAATTCACAACAAGTCATGGTATTCTGCGGAAATGAAGTGTAGGTGTGTGCAAAATGCCTAGTTTGCATATGCAGGTTATGATAGGATTACAGCGAAATTCAGTAGACAGTGTTTATGGTTTGTTGAAGTGTGAAATAGCTGGTAGGGTGAATACATGCTGATGTGATGACaccattttcttgtttatttctcGTGAAATGAGGAGTTTTTGTTACAGGTTGAAAGATGGCAATGGTGAAGCTCTCTATCCCAGGTCATCATTTACTATCAACTGCACAGGTACTCTTTTTCTGTGTTAACAAGTTGTTTGATTTCAGGCCTACTCTTTTCCATTCTTTTAGTTTCAGTTTTACCTCTTTGGCTTTTCTCGGTGTAGGTGATGTGTGCAAGGGAGATGTCGTTTTGTTTAATCAGAGAGTATATGAGAGGTATCAATCACTACTGCCCCCTAACCATTATTTGCTATATAGTTTCATTCATTAGTATTATCTTCTTGattgatcatatatatttttacagtTTCAACAAAATGAGAAGACATGGAAATGTTCTTGGTAGAAGGACTGTTGTTGGGAGGATTGTGAAGGAAAGCTACGGTGCAGCTAAGCAACAACATACCTTTACTGTAAGATAGATTTTGTGCATCTGGATCTGAATTGttcataataaattcaaaaaagaTACCTAAACACGAACAGGAGAAAACTTGGTGGATCTGTTTGTATTATTATATATGCTTCAATCTTTTTATTCTTATTGACAATCCAGGTTGAAGTGTTGTGGAGCAAAGGGACCAAGAAACTAGCTCCACTTTCCCCTTTACTTGTAAAGGGCCGCAATCTTTACAAGATGAAGACTTTTAGACAGGTGAAATAATGTCTGACCTAGCAGACTGGTTTTGTTGTTAGACATTCACAAAATCATTGTTTTCACATTGCCGTTTCAGCGTTGGAAGAATGAAGGAGAAAGATTAAATATACTTGCTGAAAAACATGTGAGAGGAGCTGCTGCCAGAAGTATAAAGGCTTTGAGAAGGAGAAGAATGGAGATAAAGACAAATAAAACCCTCGCCCATGAAGGTGTATCTTTCTTTTCCTTTGAATAGCATCTCGTAATACATTATTATTTGAAAGTTGATTTGATTTGTTATGTGGTGATAACCAGGAAATAAACGTTGTAAGCATTTCCGTAAATTGCATCCATCTGGAACAAAGGAGACAAATCATGTGAATAAGAATCTTGTATATGAGCCGAGAAAAACCTTCTCTAGAAAAAAGAAACACAACCCTCGTCAAAACTTTCCTCCATTTGAAGAACTTAACTCACACACCAGAGATTATAGGCATCCTACACCTCATTTGAGACATAAAAGCCTGAAACAATCAGACCAAGCTAGAGAACCTTTCTTTCAACCAAATAACAATCATTGTCAAGATTCCTACGCCTTCAATCCCGGCATTTCTCAGAGAAGACCACATCACTCTGCCATCAACCCTCTTTGGGAACGTAACCAGGGCAGTCACATGTACAATGCCTACTCACACTTTAATCAAGTACCGGAATCAAGGCGATTTGACCAAGTCCTTGGAAGAAAGAATGTTCACCCACAACTTTATTCATCGCCTCGTGAGG
This window contains:
- the LOC140966771 gene encoding uncharacterized protein; translated protein: MADRKSKKRAFVEISSSSEESESVIEEFSSDSCTDDNYDDDDDASNWSYSENEDEDEDHADEDDEVSTCNKIIKFLQGRADLQELKLVECKVYLRRHGLRLSGTKEECIERIKEHWRLKDGNGEALYPRSSFTINCTGDVCKGDVVLFNQRVYESFNKMRRHGNVLGRRTVVGRIVKESYGAAKQQHTFTVEVLWSKGTKKLAPLSPLLVKGRNLYKMKTFRQRWKNEGERLNILAEKHVRGAAARSIKALRRRRMEIKTNKTLAHEGNKRCKHFRKLHPSGTKETNHVNKNLVYEPRKTFSRKKKHNPRQNFPPFEELNSHTRDYRHPTPHLRHKSLKQSDQAREPFFQPNNNHCQDSYAFNPGISQRRPHHSAINPLWERNQGSHMYNAYSHFNQVPESRRFDQVLGRKNVHPQLYSSPREANRWR